In the Carassius gibelio isolate Cgi1373 ecotype wild population from Czech Republic chromosome A2, carGib1.2-hapl.c, whole genome shotgun sequence genome, one interval contains:
- the tpgs1 gene encoding tubulin polyglutamylase complex subunit 1 — MAEKHRAGVEIMSDSKSSRAAGDEQLLSQSGVSALLRGALLRLLESRPEDPVGFLAEHFAHLSSEAEDGASERQSVSRALWHLSLAHHSHRSAFNNNVRVAYELLTQGVPRRLSAGGVRGRLYSEMLRCLCSEGGLSGSTAAPLLRRVQSHDYESVPFELFRQGVLTCAVFADYIRKSQCLYAAVASAPDRPAERTLCHAVLSTLRDALETADGVDVARYLEASAKISPAKVAQAMAEVQPRAQRQDGPTMDAQEFEDAAAALFIARVRTVT; from the exons ATGGCGGAGAAGCATCGCGCCGGTGTCGAGATCATGTCCGACTCCAAATCTTCCAGAGCTGCGGGCGACGAGCAGCTGCTGTCGCAGTCCGGGGTGAGCGCGCTGCTCCGGGGAGCCCTGCTCCGGCTGCTCGAGTCCAGACCCGAGGATCCCGTCGGGTTCCTGGCCGAACACTTCGCTCATCTGTCGTCGGAGGCTGAAGACGGAGCGTCGGAGCGTCAGAGCGTCAGCCGCGCTCTCTGGCACCTGAGCCTCGCGCATCACTCGCACAG GTCAGCGTTTAACAACAACGTGCGTGTGGCGTATGAGCTGCTGACGCAGGGCGTCCCGCGTCGTCTCAGTGCCGGCGGTGTTCGCGGGCGTCTGTATTCAGAGATGCTCCGGTGTCTGTGCAGTGAAGGCGGGCTCTCGGGCTCCACCGCCGCTCCGCTCCTGCGCCGCGTCCAGAGCCACGACTACGAGTCCGTGCCCTTCGAGCTCTTCCGGCAGGGCGTCCTGACCTGCGCCGTGTTCGCAGACTACATCCGGAAGTCTCAGTGTCTGTACGCGGCGGTGGCCAGCGCTCCGGACCGGCCCGCAGAGAGGACGCTGTGCCACGCGGTACTCTCCACCCTCCGCGATGCTCTGGAGACGGCGGACGGCGTTGACGTGGCACGATATCTGGAGGCCAGCGCCAAGATCTCTCCCGCTAAAGTGGCTCAGGCTATGGCCGAGGTCCAGCCGCGCGCGCAGAGACAGGACGGACCCACGATGGACGCGCAGGAGTTTGAAGACGCCGCCGCCGCGCTCTTCATCGCGCGAGTGCGAACCGTCACCTGA
- the plekhj1 gene encoding pleckstrin homology domain-containing family J member 1, with amino-acid sequence MRFNEKELVFLSRQPSERAAELGMKGPKKGDVVKRRVVKLIVNFLFYFRIDEDEPIGALLLEQCRVEREDDQVFSIVFLDEAERKYLFECDSQEQCVEWIDAIVKASYESMRKNLIYYRTEIHRLTGKDPLEQYGISDETRFQVNSGLPPADT; translated from the exons ATGCGATTCAACGAGAAAGAGCTGGTGTTCCTGAGCCGCCAGCCGTCAGAGAGAGCGGCCGAGCTGGGCATGAAAGGCCCGAAGAAAGGAGACG TTGTGAAGAGGCGTGTAGTGAAGCTGATCGTTAATTTCCTGTTTTACTTTCGGATCGATGAGGATGAG CCCATCGGTGCTCTTCTGCTGGAACAGTGTCGCGTGGAGAGAGAAGACGATCAGGTTTTCTCCATCG TGTTTCTGGACGAAGCCGAGAGGAAGTATCTGTTCGAATGTGATTCTCAGGAGCAGTGTGTGGAGTGGATCGATGCCATCGTTAAAGCCAG TTATGAATCCATGCGTAAGAACCTGATCTACTATCGCACGGAAATCCATCGGCTGACCGGAAAG GACCCGCTGGAGCAGTATGGGATATCAGACGAAACACGTTTTCAGGTCAACAGTGGGCTTCCTCCAGCGGACACATAA
- the sf3a2 gene encoding splicing factor 3A subunit 2, which yields MDFQHRAGGKTGSGGVASSSESNRDRRERLRQLALETIDINKDPYFMKNHLGSYECKLCLTLHNNEGSYLAHTQGKKHQTNLARRAAKEAKEAPAQPAPEKVKVEVKKFVKIGRPGYKVTKQRDPEIGQQSLLFQIDYPEIAEGIGPRHRFMSAYEQRIEPPDRRWQYLLFAAEPYETIAFKVPSREIDKGETRFWTHWNRETKQFFLQFHFKMEKALGAPPGQPPSLGMKRPPSLITGLGPHPHSDSMPPPPGGMHGMPPGAPMPPHMPPPGALPPHLRPPLPMDASLH from the exons ATGGATTTCCAGCACAGAGCCGGAGGGAAAACCGGTAGCGGCGGCGTTGCCTCGTCGTCCGAAAGCAACCGAGACCGGCGTGAACGCCTGCGACAGCTGGCCTTAGAGACCATAGACATCAACAAAGACCCGTACTTCATGAAGAACCACCTGGGCTCCTACGAGTGTAAACTGTGTCTCACGCTGCACAACAACGAG GGAAGTTACCTCGCTCACACGCAGGGCAAAAAGCATCAGACGAACTT AGCAAGACGAGCTGCGAAAGAGGCGAAGGAAGCGCCGGCTCAACCCGCTCCAGAGAAAGTCAAGGTTGAAGTGAAGAAGTTTGTGAAGATCGGGAGACCGGGATATAAAG TTACTAAACAAAGAGATCCAGAGATCGGACAGCAGAGTCTGCTTTTCCAG ATTGATTACCCAGAGATAGCAGAAGGTATCGGGCCGAGGCATCGCTTCATGTCGGCGTATGAGCAGAGAATCGAACCTCCGGACCGTCGCTGGCAGTATCTGCTGTTCGCAGCCGAGCCGTACGAAACCATCGCCTTCAAG GTTCCCAGTCGAGAGATCGATAAAGGAGAGACTCGTTTCTGGACACACTGGAATAGGGAAACGAAGCAG TTCTTCCTGCAGTTTCACTTTAAGATGGAGAAAGCTCTGGGTGCTCCACCGGGTCAGCCGCCGTCGCTCGGCATGAAGCGTCCTCCTTCACTGATCACTGGACTCGGTCCACATCCACACAGTGACTCCATGCCCCCCCCGCCGGGAGGAATGCATGGGATGCCCCCCGGAGCCCCCATGCCCCCACACATGCCCCCCCCAGGAGCCCTTCCTCCTCACCTGAGGCCGCCGCTCCCCATGGACGCCTCGCTCCACTGA